A stretch of the Chlamydia pecorum E58 genome encodes the following:
- a CDS encoding CPBP family intramembrane glutamic endopeptidase: MQTSLFFLLLFLLLAAILSKNFFVWPPKSDQTPLKARHVLSAVVLYFFATFLAHVLAAPSSPELIHILVGITLAFSFLTYIFFLPIEVSRAILFSGDQPIAHVGKMLLSSLRMWVITTSVTELMGILLNKFLMLSLSLQGVRAQAITEEIQSRASSDSLIFILSIGILIPIGEELFFRGILQTFLKGKLGRIWALVMTSVIFALSHIEHSLGSLVFIPILFVFSLCAGFLYEKERNILAPIFLHVLYNLTSLGLLFLG, from the coding sequence ATGCAAACCTCTTTATTCTTTCTTCTCCTCTTTCTTCTCCTTGCAGCCATACTGTCAAAAAATTTCTTTGTTTGGCCTCCAAAATCTGATCAGACTCCCTTAAAAGCACGTCATGTTCTTAGTGCTGTAGTGTTATATTTCTTTGCGACTTTTTTAGCGCATGTATTAGCGGCTCCTTCTTCTCCGGAGCTTATTCATATTCTCGTGGGGATCACTTTAGCTTTTTCTTTTTTAACTTATATTTTTTTCCTTCCTATTGAGGTGTCACGAGCCATTCTATTTTCTGGAGACCAGCCTATAGCGCATGTAGGGAAAATGCTTCTTTCTTCCTTGCGCATGTGGGTCATTACTACTTCTGTAACGGAGCTTATGGGGATTCTTCTTAATAAATTTCTTATGTTGTCTCTTTCCCTTCAAGGAGTTCGGGCACAGGCAATAACAGAAGAGATTCAAAGCAGAGCTTCTAGCGACAGTCTCATTTTTATTCTTAGTATTGGCATTCTCATCCCTATCGGAGAGGAGCTTTTTTTTAGAGGGATCTTACAGACTTTCTTAAAGGGAAAACTTGGCAGAATATGGGCACTAGTTATGACCTCTGTAATCTTTGCTCTCAGTCATATTGAACACTCTTTAGGTAGCCTAGTATTTATTCCCATACTTTTTGTTTTTTCTCTATGTGCAGGATTTTTGTACGAAAAAGAACGCAATATCCTTGCGCCGATCTTTCTACATGTACTTTATAATCTTACGAGTTTGGGACTTTTGTTCTTGGGATAA
- a CDS encoding CT253 family lipoprotein encodes MRKVFVIAFSGLLSLGALNLSSCASLHTPGSYHPKLYKTGGKARGVVAMLPVYYRAGKSTAALPWSLQTEFSEEISKRFLSSEKLLLIKHNASPQVISQFYAPQVTNLPTTIIGQFLPAEFIVATELLEQKSTQDAFGNDSLSVSVRVRLFDVRRNKISMIYQEIIEANQPAISVISDYHRCRWQTKHFESTPMGLMHQRLFREIVARVEGYVCANYS; translated from the coding sequence ATGCGAAAAGTATTTGTTATAGCCTTTTCAGGACTATTATCTTTAGGTGCTTTGAATTTATCTAGTTGTGCCTCCCTACATACTCCTGGAAGCTACCACCCCAAACTTTATAAAACTGGTGGAAAGGCTCGAGGCGTTGTGGCTATGTTACCTGTATATTATCGTGCAGGGAAAAGTACAGCTGCCCTTCCTTGGAGCTTACAAACGGAGTTTTCCGAAGAAATTAGCAAGAGATTCCTCTCATCAGAAAAGCTCCTTCTAATTAAGCATAATGCTTCTCCTCAGGTAATCTCGCAATTTTATGCTCCCCAAGTGACGAATCTCCCCACAACAATCATTGGGCAATTTCTTCCTGCAGAGTTTATTGTTGCTACAGAACTCTTAGAGCAAAAAAGCACTCAAGATGCTTTTGGCAATGACTCTTTATCAGTCTCTGTAAGAGTCCGGTTGTTTGACGTTCGTCGTAATAAAATCTCTATGATCTATCAAGAAATTATTGAAGCAAACCAGCCAGCGATCTCTGTCATTAGCGACTATCATCGTTGTAGATGGCAAACTAAGCATTTTGAGTCTACCCCTATGGGGCTCATGCATCAGCGCCTCTTTAGAGAAATCGTTGCAAGAGTAGAAGGTTATGTTTGCGCAAATTACTCTTAA